A stretch of Rhinoderma darwinii isolate aRhiDar2 chromosome 4, aRhiDar2.hap1, whole genome shotgun sequence DNA encodes these proteins:
- the P2RY14 gene encoding P2Y purinoceptor 14, with the protein MSNLTEDLKKQNSECDPNGEVVTKVLPTMYLLVFIVGLLLNGLNLWIFCYIPSDRSFIVYLKNIVIADLLMVLTFPMKIISDAGFGNEELRVFVCRFSAVVFYLNMYIGILFLGILGFDRYLKIVRPLNASFSLHSVFYSKLISALVWTLMAFISIPNMILTNQQYNTTMKVTCAQLKSELGLKWHKASNFISISIFVLVFCLLLIFYVSISRKVYQSHRKFRRDSIAGRKSTRNIYSILIVFFVCFVPYHLCRIPYTISQTGNGYSCQYKINLYYVKEVTLLLSAANVCLDPVIYFLMCQPFRQMLFQKMRIEDRYQETEKESCKVSSSQPALTGSGPGCFEPSGPDTV; encoded by the coding sequence ATGAGTAATCTCACTGAAGAtctgaagaaacagaattctgaatGTGATCCAAATGGGGAGGTAGTCACAAAAGTTCTGCCCACCATGTACCTGCTCGTCTTCATTGTGGGACTTCTTCTAAATGGACTCAATCTATGGATATTCTGCTACATCCCCAGTGACCGGAGCTTTATTGTCTACCTGAAAAACATTGTGATTGCTGATCTTTTAATGGTCCTCACATTCCCAATGAAGATAATAAGTGATGCAGGATTTGGAAATGAAGAATTGCGCGTCTTTGTCTGTCGCTTCTCTGCTGTTGTTTTTTATCTGAACATGTACATCGGAATCTTATTTTTGGGTATCCTAGGATTTGACAGATATTTAAAAATAGTGAGACCATTGAATGCCTCTTTCTCTCTTCATAGTGTTTTCTATAGTAAATTGATTTCTGCGTTGGTATGGACACTTATGGCTTTTATTTCAATCCCCAATATGATTCTAACCAACCAACAATACAACACAACGATGAAAGTCACCTGTGCCCAGCTAAAGAGCGAGCTGGGCTTAAAATGGCACAAGGCTTCAAATTTTATTAGTATAAGTATATTTGTGCTGGTATTTTGCTTGCTGCTTATATTTTATGTTTCTATCTCACGGAAAGTATACCAATCCCATCGTAAGTTTAGAAGAGATTCAATCGCTGGCAGAAAGTCCACACGTAATATATATAGCATCTTAATCGTATTCTTTGTCTGTTTTGTTCCTTATCACCTATGTCGAATTCCATACACAATCAGTCAGACAGGAAATGGTTACTCTTGTCAATATAAAATCAATTTGTATTATGTAAAAGAGGTGACCTTGCTTCTATCGGCTGCAAATGTCTGTCTTGATCCcgtcatttattttttaatgtgtcAACCCTTCCGACAAATGCTGTTTCAGAAGATGCGTATTGAGGACAGGTATCAAGAAACAGAAAAAGAATCATGTAAAGTTTCATCCTCACAGCCAgcattaaccggttcaggaccgggctgttttgagccttcaggaccagacaccgtttag